The DNA region GGTGCTCGACGTGCTGAACATGGGTGTGCACCAACTGCTCGGCACCCGCATCCCCACCCACGCGGCCGTCTCCGCCAGCGTGGAGCTGGCCCGGGTCGTGCTGGGCGAGGGCCGTGCCAAATTCGTCAACGCGGTGCTGCGCAAGGTCGCCGCCGACGACCTGGACGGCTGGGTGGAGCGCGTCGCCCCGCCCTACGACGAGGACGCCGAGGCGCACCTCTCCCTCGTCCACTCGCACCCGCGGTGGGTCGTCTCCTCCCTCTGGGACGCCCTCGGCGGCGGGCGCGCCGGGATCGAGGACCTGCTGGAGGCCGACAACGAGCGGCCCGAGGTGACGCTGGTGGCCCGGCCCGGCCGCTCCACCCCCGAGGAACTGCTGTCCGCCCTCGGTGAGGAGAGCGGTCTGCCGGGCCGCTGGTCGCCCTACGCCGTACGGATGGCCGAGGGCGGCGAGCCCGGCGCCCTGGCTGCCGTACGGGACGGCAGGGCCGGCGTGCAGGACGAGGGGAGCCAGCTCGTCGCGGCAGCCCTGGCCGCCGCGCCCGTCGAGGGCCGTGACACCCGGTGGCTCGACGGCTGCGCCGGCCCGGGAGGCAAGGCCGCGCTGCTCGCCGCCCTCGCCTCCGGGCGAGGCGCGTCGCTCCTCGCCGCCGAGAAGCAGCCGCACCGGGCCCGGCTCGTCGAACGTACCCTCGCCGGCAACCCCGGGCCGTACCAGGTGATCACGGCGGACGGCACCCGGCCGCCGTGGCGGCCCGGCTCCTTCGACCGGGTCCTGATGGACGTACCGTGCTCCGGGCTCGGCGCGCTGCGCAGGCGGCCGGAGTCGCGCTGGCGGCGCCGCCCCGAGGACCTCGAAGGCTTCGCCCCCCTGCAACGCGGCCTGCTGCGCGAGGCGTTCAAGGCCGTGCGGATCGGCGGGGTCGTCGGCTACGCGACCTGTTCGCCCCACCTCGCGGAGACCAGGGTCGTCGTCGAGGACGTGCTCAAGGGGCGCGGGGGAGAGCCCGTCGAGGCGGAGTGGGTCGACGCCCGGCCGCTGCTGCCGGGAGTGTCCGCCCTGGGTGACGGTCCCGACATCCAGCTGTGGCCGCACCTGCACGGCACGGACGCGATGTACCTCGCCCTGCTGCGCCGCACGGGCTGACCACGCAGGGGCAGGGTCCCGGACAGAGCCGCGGACCGGTCGAAAAGCCGGGAATGCGCGAACCGTAATGATCCCGTGAGGCTTTGGGGCACACCGAGGCGGGGAAGTGGCGCGGAGCATGGCAGGCTTGGTGCATGGCCCAGATCAACCCCAGCATCCTGTCCGCCGACTTCGCGCGCCTCGCCGAGGAGGCGAAGGCCGTCGAAGGCGCCGACTGGCTCCATGTCGATGTCATGGACAACCACTTCGTGCCCAACCTGACGCTCGGTGTGCCCATCGTGGAGGCGCTGAGCAAGGCCACGGACACCCCGCTGGACTGCCACCTGATGATCGAGGACGCCGACCGCTGGGCTCCGCAGTACGTCGAGGCCGGCGCCGGCTCCGTCACCTTCCACGCGGAGGCCGCCGCGGCGCCCGTCCGGCTGGCACGGGAGATCAGGGCGAAGGGCGCGCGCGCCTCCATGGCGCTCAAGCCGGCGACCCCCGTCGAGCCGTACGAGGACCTGCTCCCCGAGCTCGACATGCTGCTGATCATGACGGTGGAGCCGGGATTCGGCGGCCAGGCGTTCCTGGACATCATGCTGCCGAAGATCCGGCGTACCCGTGAGCTGATCTCCAAGCACGGTCTGGAGCTTTGGCTCCAGGTCGACGGTGGCGTCTCCGCCACCACCATCGAGCGGTGCGCGGAGGCGGGCGCGGACGTGTTCGTCGCCGGCTCCGCGGTGTACGGGGCGAAGGATCCGGCCGAGGCCGTGCGCGCGCTGCGTGAGCAGGCGGACACGGTGACGGCCACCGCGCCCTGGGCATGCGCACACTGAACGAAGGGCGGATGAACGCGGCCCGACGGGCCGGATCGAGGATCGCAGGATCTGACAGGATGAACGGCGTATCGGGCGCGTGAACAGCAGTGAGGAGATCGCGGTGTCTGGCATCTCGGCGGGTCGGTCAGCCATGCGGATGGGACCCGCGGAGCTGGTGCAGGCGGCGGCCATGGCCCGCCGGTTCTATCTCGAGGGAAAGTCGAAGATCCAGATCGCCGAGGAGTTCGGCGTGAGCCGCTTCAAGGTGGCCCGGGTCCTGGAGACGGCCCTCGAGCGTGATCTCGTACGGATCGAGATCCGGGTTCCGGCGGAGCTGGACGCGGAGCGTTCCGACGCACTCCGCGCGCGTTACGGTCTGCGGCACGCGGTCGTGGTCGAGTCCCCGGCCGAGGAGCAGGACGACGCCGCCGATCCGGAGAACCTGGGCGAGGTGGCGGCCGAGCTCCTGGGCGAGCTGGTGAACGAGGGCGACGTCCTGGGCCTGGCCTGGGGCCGCTCCACCATCCACATGGCGGCCGCCCTCGACCGGCTGCCGCCCTGCACGGTGGTCCAGCTCACGGGGGTCTACGACGCAGGGACGGCCGAGCGCGGCTCGGTCGAGGCGGTCCGCCGCGCGGCGCAGGTCTCGGGCGGCGAGGCCCATCCGATCTACGCCCCCATGCTGCTGCCGGATCCGGCGACGGCGGCGGCCCTGAGGCACCAGACGGGTATCGCCCGCGCATTCGAGTACTTCGACAAGGTGACGGTCGCCGCGGTCTCCATCGGGTCCTGGGAGCCGGGCATCTCCACCGTCCACGACATGCTCTCGGACGAGGAACGCGCGCACTACGCCTCACTGGGCGTGGCCGCGGAGATGTCCGCGCACCTCTTCGACTCCGACGGCCGGCGGGTCGGCCGGGACCTGGGCGAGCGGTGCATCACCGTGGAGGCGGACCGGCTGCGCCGGATCCCCGAGGTGGTGGCCATCGCCGGCGGCCAGCGCAAGGCGGCGGCGATCGGCGCGGTCCTGCGCTCCGGTCTGGTCACCAGCCTCGTGACGGACACCGCGGCCGCCGACTACCTGCTCACGGAGTCCGCGGCCGGACAGCGCCCCGCGCTGGAGCGCACCGACCCCGACGACTGACGCCAGGGGCGGCCGGCACCGCACACGGCTCGGGCCGGGCACCCCGCGGGTGCCCGGCCCGAGCCGCGCTCAGCTCCGGGGGCCGCCGGACGCGCCGTGGCCCGCACGGTCCGCGGCCACACCGAGGACGGTCTCCTCCAGATACGCCCCGGGCTCCTCGTACTGGCTGACGTCCGCCGGGTTGTAGCGCGGGGTCAGGCGCGACCAGTCGAGGTTGCCGCGCATCCAGCTCCGCATTCCGTCGAGGTACGGGACGAGCATCCCCGACAGCTGGGGGTACATGTCGATCAGCTCGTCCTCTGCCGTGAGGAACCGCTCGGTCTCGGTCGCTATCTCCGCGCACACGTGGTCGAGCGCCTGCTGCTCCCCGTAGCCGCGGTGGTGACGGACCAGGTGGACGAGATTGTGGATCTCCCCGAGCACCTGTTCCTTCTCGTAGGAGTACACGTCGTTGGCCCAGCACACGACGTTGCAGGAGGCTTCGAGCGCCGTGATGAACCGGGGGTCGTTGTGCACCGACTCGGGTGCCTCTATACCGGCCACGATCTCGATCAGGTCCATGCACACGTGGATCGCCCCGGTGTGCCGGCGGTTGGTCATGTACGCCGCCTCGGACGGCACCACACCGTCGGCCCGGTTGCCCGCCTCCCAGGTGGTGGCGGTCGTGAGGTAGGTCATGAGGTGCCACGCGAAACGGGTGCGCCAGTGCGGGGCGGCCCGCACGGTCGTACGTTCCCACAGGTCCACGAGGGCGACGACGGCGGCGGGGAGCTCCTCGCCCGGCAGCGGGGCGGGGCCCGAGCCCTCCACCACCGCCCGCATCCGGGCCACCACGTCGCGTACCCGGTCGGGGCTGCGGCCGAGGTGCCCGTCGTCCAGCTGGTCGTCGACGAGGAAGAGCCAGACGAACCAGTCGGCGACCAGATCCAGGTGCTCCGCGCTCGCCGTCGGATAGACCATGCCGACGAACGCGCCGAAGTCGGCCTGCTCGAAGCGCTCCCTGGCGGACTGCCGGTGCACCAGACCGGTGCGGCGCGTCCAGGCGTCGAGGTGCTCGCGGGTGTGTTCTACGTGCGGATTGCTCCGCTGCGGGAACGGGCAGTAGATATCCGGCAGTTCGCTCTCCACGGGCGGATCCGAGTCCTTTCCGGTCTGACGCGTGACAGGCCTTCCGGGCGCTTCCGCGCAGCTCTGCGGCCACCCGGGGCCTGCGCTTGTGAAGCTACCTGAGCCCCCGTCACCCGGTCCAGGGATCGTGATCACGAATGCTCGAATCCTGTTCGGGTAAGGTCCCTGGGTAAGGCAGGTTCCACTTGCCCGGCGCCCCCGGGACGCCTCTTCGGAGGAATCGACGAACGCGGGGGTGCATTGCTGTGTCTTCGTGGAAACGACCTGCACCGTTTCGTATGAAAAAATGAGTGTTATGCGTTTTCTTGAGCCCGGCACGGGTCGTTACACGGCCTCCCCCTCGGTCCCCTACGACCTCACGTACGACGACGTCTTCATGGTCCCCGGCCGCTCCGCGGTCGGGTCCCGGCAGGCCGTGGACCTCTCCTCGCCCGACGGCACCGGCACGACCATCCCCCTCGTCGTCGCCAACATGACCGCCATCGCGGGCCGCCGGATGGCCGAGACGATCGCCCGCCGCGGCGGACTGGCCGTCATTCCCCAGGACATCCCGATCGAGGTCGTCACCGAGGTCATCGGCTGGGTCAAGACGCGCCACCTCGTCCTCGACACGCCGATCGTGCTGGCCCCGGGCCAGACCGTCGCCGACGCCCTCTCCCTGCTGCACAAGCGGGCCCACGGGGCGGGTGTCGTCGTCGACGCCGAGTACCGCCCCGTCGGAGTCGTCACCGACCACGACCTCACCGGGGTGGACCGCTTCACCCAGCTGTCCGAGGTCATGTCCCGGGACCTGGTCGTGCTGGACGCGGACATCGACCCGCGCGACGCCTTCCACAAGCTCGACGGCGCCAACCGCAAGCTCGCCCCCGCGGTCGACGCGGACGGCAGGCTCGTCGGCATCCTCACCCGTAAGGCCGCGCTGCGCGCGACGCTCTACACCCCCGCCACCGACGCGGACGGCAAGCTGCGCATCGCCGCCGCCGTCGGCATCAACGGCGACGTCGCCGGCAAGGCCAAGCAGC from Streptomyces sp. B1I3 includes:
- a CDS encoding RsmB/NOP family class I SAM-dependent RNA methyltransferase, with product MNDQQRRRPAKQHRRPQKDPVRFLAFEALRAVDERDAYANLVLPPLLKKARAKGDFDGRDAALATELVYGTLRRQGTYDAIVAACIDRPLREVDPPVLDVLNMGVHQLLGTRIPTHAAVSASVELARVVLGEGRAKFVNAVLRKVAADDLDGWVERVAPPYDEDAEAHLSLVHSHPRWVVSSLWDALGGGRAGIEDLLEADNERPEVTLVARPGRSTPEELLSALGEESGLPGRWSPYAVRMAEGGEPGALAAVRDGRAGVQDEGSQLVAAALAAAPVEGRDTRWLDGCAGPGGKAALLAALASGRGASLLAAEKQPHRARLVERTLAGNPGPYQVITADGTRPPWRPGSFDRVLMDVPCSGLGALRRRPESRWRRRPEDLEGFAPLQRGLLREAFKAVRIGGVVGYATCSPHLAETRVVVEDVLKGRGGEPVEAEWVDARPLLPGVSALGDGPDIQLWPHLHGTDAMYLALLRRTG
- the rpe gene encoding ribulose-phosphate 3-epimerase, with the translated sequence MAQINPSILSADFARLAEEAKAVEGADWLHVDVMDNHFVPNLTLGVPIVEALSKATDTPLDCHLMIEDADRWAPQYVEAGAGSVTFHAEAAAAPVRLAREIRAKGARASMALKPATPVEPYEDLLPELDMLLIMTVEPGFGGQAFLDIMLPKIRRTRELISKHGLELWLQVDGGVSATTIERCAEAGADVFVAGSAVYGAKDPAEAVRALREQADTVTATAPWACAH
- a CDS encoding sugar-binding transcriptional regulator; its protein translation is MGPAELVQAAAMARRFYLEGKSKIQIAEEFGVSRFKVARVLETALERDLVRIEIRVPAELDAERSDALRARYGLRHAVVVESPAEEQDDAADPENLGEVAAELLGELVNEGDVLGLAWGRSTIHMAAALDRLPPCTVVQLTGVYDAGTAERGSVEAVRRAAQVSGGEAHPIYAPMLLPDPATAAALRHQTGIARAFEYFDKVTVAAVSIGSWEPGISTVHDMLSDEERAHYASLGVAAEMSAHLFDSDGRRVGRDLGERCITVEADRLRRIPEVVAIAGGQRKAAAIGAVLRSGLVTSLVTDTAAADYLLTESAAGQRPALERTDPDD
- a CDS encoding terpene cyclase — protein: MESELPDIYCPFPQRSNPHVEHTREHLDAWTRRTGLVHRQSARERFEQADFGAFVGMVYPTASAEHLDLVADWFVWLFLVDDQLDDGHLGRSPDRVRDVVARMRAVVEGSGPAPLPGEELPAAVVALVDLWERTTVRAAPHWRTRFAWHLMTYLTTATTWEAGNRADGVVPSEAAYMTNRRHTGAIHVCMDLIEIVAGIEAPESVHNDPRFITALEASCNVVCWANDVYSYEKEQVLGEIHNLVHLVRHHRGYGEQQALDHVCAEIATETERFLTAEDELIDMYPQLSGMLVPYLDGMRSWMRGNLDWSRLTPRYNPADVSQYEEPGAYLEETVLGVAADRAGHGASGGPRS